The following are from one region of the Marinomonas sp. CT5 genome:
- the rpsD gene encoding 30S ribosomal protein S4 translates to MARYIGPTCKLSRREGTDLQLKSGSRALESKCKAETVPGVHGARRGRLSDYGLQLREKQKVRRMYGVLEKQFRNYYKSAARLKGATGENLLQLLESRLDNVVYRAGFGSTRAEARQLVGHKGILVNGATVNIPSYQVKAGDVVSIREKAKKQLRVQSALELSKSRAPIHWIEVDSTKLEATYKAVPERADLSAEINENLIVELYSK, encoded by the coding sequence ATGGCTCGTTATATAGGTCCAACTTGTAAGTTGTCTCGTCGTGAAGGTACCGACTTGCAATTGAAGAGCGGTTCACGCGCTCTTGAGTCGAAATGTAAAGCAGAGACAGTCCCTGGTGTGCACGGTGCACGTCGCGGTCGTCTTTCTGATTACGGCTTACAATTACGTGAGAAACAAAAAGTACGTCGTATGTACGGTGTTCTTGAAAAACAATTCCGTAATTACTACAAATCTGCCGCTCGTCTTAAAGGTGCAACAGGTGAAAACCTTCTGCAACTTTTGGAATCACGTTTAGACAACGTTGTATATCGCGCAGGTTTTGGTTCTACACGTGCGGAAGCTCGTCAGTTAGTAGGCCATAAAGGCATTCTAGTAAATGGCGCTACGGTTAATATTCCATCTTACCAAGTAAAAGCTGGAGATGTTGTATCTATCCGTGAAAAAGCTAAGAAGCAATTGCGTGTACAAAGCGCACTAGAGCTATCTAAAAGTCGTGCACCGATCCATTGGATCGAAGTTGATTCAACTAAGCTGGAAGCAACTTACAAAGCTGTTCCAGAGCGTGCCGATTTATCAGCTGAAATTAATGAGAACCTAATTGTCGAACTTTACTCTAAGTAA
- the rpsK gene encoding 30S ribosomal protein S11, with product MAKPATRNTKKKVKKTVVDGVAHVHASFNNTIVTITDRQGNALSWATAGGSGFRGSRKSTPFAAQVAAERAGTVAQEFGLKNVDVMIKGPGPGRESAVRALNALGLRINNITDVTPIPHNGCRPPKKRRV from the coding sequence ATGGCTAAGCCAGCTACGCGCAACACCAAGAAAAAAGTCAAAAAGACGGTCGTCGACGGTGTTGCTCATGTACACGCGTCATTTAATAACACGATCGTGACTATCACTGACCGCCAAGGCAATGCTTTGTCTTGGGCTACAGCCGGTGGTTCTGGTTTTCGCGGTTCTCGTAAAAGTACTCCTTTCGCTGCTCAAGTAGCTGCGGAACGTGCCGGTACTGTCGCACAAGAGTTCGGCCTTAAAAACGTTGACGTAATGATCAAGGGCCCTGGTCCTGGTCGTGAGTCCGCAGTTCGTGCTTTGAATGCATTGGGCTTGCGTATCAATAACATCACAGATGTGACGCCAATACCACACAATGGTTGTCGTCCACCTAAGAAACGTCGCGTTTAA
- the rplQ gene encoding 50S ribosomal protein L17: MRHRKSGRHLNRTSSHRKAMFKNMAASLFEHEVIKTTLPKAKELRRVAEPLITLAKVDSVANRRLAFARTRSKDAVGKLFSELGPRYQARPGGYVRILKCGFRAGDNAPMAYVELVDRPVTEAAE, translated from the coding sequence ATGCGTCATCGTAAGAGTGGACGTCACTTAAACCGTACTAGCTCACATCGTAAAGCGATGTTTAAAAACATGGCTGCTTCTTTGTTCGAACACGAAGTTATTAAAACTACGTTGCCGAAAGCGAAAGAATTGCGTCGTGTTGCTGAGCCTTTGATCACATTGGCGAAAGTTGATTCTGTTGCGAATCGTCGCCTAGCCTTTGCTCGTACTCGTAGTAAAGATGCAGTAGGTAAATTGTTTTCTGAACTTGGTCCTCGTTACCAAGCTCGTCCTGGTGGATATGTTCGCATTTTGAAATGTGGCTTCCGTGCAGGTGACAATGCACCTATGGCTTATGTTGAATTGGTCGATCGTCCAGTTACAGAAGCCGCTGAGTAA
- the rpoA gene encoding DNA-directed RNA polymerase subunit alpha, whose protein sequence is MQRSVSELLTPRNIEVQELGKTRAKVTLQPLERGFGHTLGNALRRILLSSMPGCAIVEVEIDGVLHEYSAIEGVKEDVIEILLNLKGVAIALHGQDEATLTLSKKGPGIVTAGDIQLVADAEIANPDHIIAHLDDTAELNMQIKVARGRGYEPADARVAGDDETRPIGRLQLDASFSPVRRVAYSVDNARVEQRTDLDKLVLDIESNGTIDPEEAIRRAATILQQQIAVFVALESESEAPVVEEEDEIDPILLRPVDDLELTVRSANCLKAENIYYIGDLIQRTEVELLKTPNLGKKSLTEIKDVLAQRGLSLGMRLENWPPASLKDDSKVLAR, encoded by the coding sequence ATGCAGCGTTCAGTGAGCGAATTGTTAACCCCACGCAACATTGAAGTTCAAGAACTTGGCAAAACACGAGCTAAAGTAACACTGCAACCACTTGAGCGTGGTTTTGGTCATACTTTAGGTAATGCTTTGCGTCGTATTCTTTTATCTTCAATGCCAGGTTGTGCGATTGTTGAAGTCGAAATCGACGGTGTATTACACGAATACAGCGCAATCGAAGGGGTGAAAGAAGATGTAATTGAAATTCTTCTTAACCTGAAAGGAGTTGCGATCGCTCTACACGGGCAAGATGAAGCAACCCTTACTTTAAGTAAAAAGGGTCCTGGCATCGTAACAGCTGGTGATATTCAGTTAGTTGCTGATGCAGAGATCGCTAACCCGGATCATATTATTGCGCACTTAGATGATACTGCTGAACTAAATATGCAAATCAAAGTCGCACGTGGCCGTGGTTATGAGCCTGCTGATGCTCGTGTTGCTGGCGACGATGAGACTCGTCCAATTGGTCGCTTGCAGCTGGATGCCTCATTCAGCCCTGTTCGCCGTGTTGCATACAGTGTTGATAATGCTCGTGTAGAGCAGCGTACTGATTTAGATAAGTTAGTTTTAGATATCGAATCTAACGGTACAATTGACCCTGAAGAAGCAATTCGTCGAGCAGCGACTATCCTACAACAGCAAATTGCAGTGTTCGTCGCCCTTGAAAGCGAGAGCGAAGCACCTGTTGTGGAAGAAGAGGATGAGATTGATCCAATTTTGCTACGCCCGGTTGATGATCTTGAATTGACCGTTCGCAGTGCTAACTGTTTAAAAGCAGAGAACATTTATTACATCGGTGATTTGATTCAACGTACTGAGGTTGAGCTTCTGAAGACGCCTAACCTAGGTAAGAAGTCGTTAACTGAAATCAAAGATGTTTTAGCACAGCGTGGTTTGTCTTTGGGAATGCGTTTAGAGAATTGGCCACCGGCTAGTTTGAAAGACGATAGCAAAGTTCTAGCTCGCTAG